AACCCTAGAGTTATTTGGCAAGATGGTCACGTTGTTTTCTAGAAGGTCCATCTGCCCCTTTTCGTCTTCTTTGTACCACTTCACCGTCAGGTCAGCCAGGGAAGGATGTTGCGGACTGTTAAAGTGGCAATGTAAGACCACAGTTTCCCCCTCTTTGGCTTTTTCCTTGGCTGGTGTTTGAGTCACGAAAATGTGCCATGGCTCAGGCGTTGTCAACAGTGGAGGCTGTGCTGCCCTGTGAGATACAGCTGCACTCTCCTTGCTTGGATTTCCACCACTAACACCAGCATCTGTaccagaaaagagagagagaagaggagggtTGAGGGCAGTAGGATTATAAACTTTGTGGCTGTTCCTGACCTGTAACCACAGCAAAGAACGGCTCCTGGAATTAGGACTCGAGGTTGGTCACCATTATGGCAATAGGGATGTTTTTCATGGTTCCTGCTTAGGTTATGTTCATGTGTGCAGATAGGTTCGCTGCCACATTCAGCCACATTTCCACCTGGAACTCTAACCTTTCTTCCCACTCCAGAAAGTCTCAGGGTCTCAACCTTTTTCAAGTCACAGCAAAAAATGCATATCCCCTTGCACACAGACAGCTCTGTTCTGACAAGTACAGTGAACACGTGTGCATCTGAATGCAAGTGCCTGCATCCGGAAACATAATGTGTTAGCTTCTTAGGGGGTTTGGCATGCACTTCCAGTTTCAGGGCAGGAAATCTTGGGCCTTTGGGAAGAAATCTCCATTGCCACAGACTGAACACTCAGAAGATATTGTCTGCGAACAGGGGGATGGCATCTTAGCTTGCTGCAGGGGTTGATACTGAGAATACTGATGTGAGTGTTTCTCTAGAGTGGTGACATGCTCTACTCAGGAGAGACAGATTTTCTAGCACAGTAATTCCTAAAGATGATGCCTAACCAATCTGAAGAGCAGATCTGATTTTCAACGAGGCTGAAATTGAGGAGTTAGCAGGCtctcagaaaatgtaaaaataaagttcaCGCTCTATATCCTTACCGGGGATATAAAAGCTTAATGCCAGAGAatgaaagggagaagagaagacctGGTGAGCCAAGGGAAGCTGCAGGTGAGAGGCACTGACTGCAGTATGTTCTGTATCTGTTTTacaaacagagcaggaaagcaCAAAGATGGGACTTGATTTTCTGTTTGCCTAACAGAAAGTTAGTTAAGTCATTCTGCCTGGGCAGCCCACTTTCTGGAACTGTTTTCAACAAGTTAGAGTTCCTGTGGGTTTCAACATGTAGATTTCAACATACACGTTTGATAACTTGAGTTGTTGTGAAAACAGCCTATGAAATAGCCAACTCCATTTTGACAACCAACATcctgaaacaaagagaagatgCACCTGAAGACACTGTCATACtatcttattttaattaagaggACTCCTGTCGCTGGGTGACATTTATCCTCTGTGAAGGGATCCCATTATCCCGCTACTCTTTGTTAGAAAAATACAGACGATATGCCTGTACCAGAGATTTAAAGCTGCCTTCCCTCACGCAACTGCTAATCATAGTAGCAAGCAGCCTCGAGCTAGGAGTAATGCAAGTGTATCTCATTTCTGGAAACGAGCCTGGGCTGGGAAGATGAGAGGAATAGTTGCTGTCTCAAATCCCCTGCTGGAACAAAAAGAGGGGGAAacaaactcttaaaaataaccCAGCAGCTACCTCCAAGCAAGAGTTCAAACCAACCTTTGGAAAAACTTTCttccactgttttattttcttcaagtaaAAAATGGTCTCCCTTCTTACAAGTCGGTGCCCTCTCAAGGACTGCGGATCATTCgaggaagaggaaggttttGATCTCCTATTGTCTTCAGCCTTTCACCGCCGTTCAAAGGGTGTGAGATGCTATTGTCTGGGCCTGCTGAAGCTTCTCAGTGACAATAGCCTCTGTACATCAGGGACAAATGTCTCATGGCAATGGAAAACCAACCCGCTCGCTTGATGATGGGTTTGAGAGTTACTTGAATGCTCCTCCAGGCAAGCTTGTGTACAAAATCACAGTTGTATTCATAagctattattatttatgactTGTATGGCAGTAGCACTGACAGTTTGTGTCAGAAAGCAGGGCCTTGTTTTTCTAGGTGTCTCACAAAAGGATGATGCACAGAGTTTACAGTTTAAGTGCCAGACAAGAGATAACACATGGACGCAGAAATATACATGGAACAAAAGCTGGCTATGAAACTGGGCAACAATATAGCATGCAACGTGTCTACTGTCCCCAGATGGCTCACAAGTGGTGCCCACATAAGATGATATGTAGTGTGACTGAAACCCAAGCCACAggacacagaaataaataaataaataaataaataaataagtaaaaacaacaaTCCAGAACAGAACATGTTGTGAATCCTTCACAAAATGGTAACAGCTTCCACCACCCTTTTTTCAGGAATGAATTTCCAGTTCCAGGCTGTGAAGTTGGTCAAAACAGGAAgatgagggagaaaagagaagagctgGTTAGCTTGTGACTTTCCCCACGCCCCTGTGACAGGATGAAACAGAAGCAAGTCACTGCATGCAGCGGACAGAGGTTTGTGTGAGCAAGCTGCGTCTGCCAGCAGTCCAACAACACAAGGAAGAAGGCCTGGGAAGCAGGACACACGGAGATTTTCCAgagttttcttgtttccttccctgttcTGTTAATAACCCCATTTCAGCTCCTGTGTGGAGACACTGACAGGCAACAGGTACTTTTCAATCAGATGAGaagcagctttaaaaagctCTACATCATCAAATTTCTGAGTGgttggaaggaaagaaaaaagttcacaAGGTGTCTCCTATTTTTATACACCTTGTGAAAACCTTGTGAAAACTCAAGTTTAATCTTGAAGTACAAAGTGTAGTGCAAATACTTTGACAAATGTGTGACAAAGCTGAAGGTAGCttgacatattttgtttttgtgcataTTCTGATGTGAtgcatttcattatttgttaAAGCAGTTTTGTGttgaatattcttttaaaatctctatTCATCAATCGTCTTTGCTGGATACTGCTGCTTTAGCAACAGCAGTGTGTGCCACTGCTACCTTCTTTTCAAGGAAAGGCAACAGAATTTCTTCTCTGCTAGAGGTATTCCTGCCTTACCATACACACTCCCTGCAACACAATCATAATTTGTATTCCttttagtgaagaaaaaggCATCATTTTTACAGTCACTTAGTGGCACAGAGATCATAACAGAGCAGGAACAATGTGCTTTGATGTTGCCTCTTGTTCATCACCAGTTTCATTTGCACTGCCTATCAGGAAATAACTGGCCTTGTCATCTGTGTTACCCCACGTCTTTGATTCCATAGATCTAGCTTACAGCTAATTaggaaaatcaaaatgcaaGAGGAGTAGGCTGTATCGTTTAGTCCCAGCTCTGTTTGGGGTTTTCACTGATAAGGTCACAGCACAgcctctatttttctttctttcttccttccttttttttttttttttggtaaggtTGCAAAACTGGAACCTGCTAGCTCACTGGTATTTAAATACACAATGCCCTTATCATACTGGCATTTGGCAGTATACCAATGCCAAATGCTCTGTTGACTCTGCTTCAAAGCTCTTTTTATGTCAATCGCTTCATTAGGAGAGTGATGTGTAGCTCCCCCTTCAGTGGGTTGTAGGGCTCAGTCTCCCCTGGAGAGGAATGCGAGGCTTTTTGGTGAAAGCTCTTAGGCTAGACAGAGCACTGAGACATATAGCATGGATGATCTTGTCTTGACCTGGAAAAATTATTAGATGATCTAATAGGTCACTGTCACATAAAGTTGCTCGCTCATGGCCGTTTTTCAGCCACGAGGGAAGAAAGCTCTCTGGGACTCTTGGTAATGTGACAACGTGCTCCACGTTTTCCAGTACCCACAGGGCACCTACTAACCCATCAGCCTACCCTTTACTCCATCTGCAGGTTGGTCCTTTCCCATGTGAGGCCATATCGTTGGCTGTGGCTGAGAAATACACGAGGCAGTcaagaggaggcaggaggacaaaaggaaggaataaaatgtGCTAGCATAAAAATGCTTCCTAGTCCTGGAACCTCAGATTTCCCTGTTGGTCCCTGGAGTTcaccagagcagccctgcaagcTTCATTTGCCAGTGGCCAACAGCATTGGGGAACCAGAATGGAGGCTGGAGGTCAGTACCAAATGTGCTCTTTCTTGCTgtgcttcctttcctttgttcAACCTCAATAAATGGAGAAGAGATTGAGGACTCAATTTCCAACCCACAAAAAAATCCTCATGTGCTGGAATGACCATCTTTCAGGTGGTTTTCTTGGCTTTCAAGCTCAACTTCACACCCAGCTGGTGCTGTGAGGGTGCTTTGCAAGCTCTAGCCTGCTCCCAGTTGGCCTGTGATCAAGTGATCAATGACTGCTCATAGCTTATCTCAATTTATATGACTTTTGCCCTGGGTTAAGTTTGGCTTTCACAGATGGATGTGAGTAACTACCTTGTGTGGATAACTCTTTGCTAATACATCAGAGaactaaaatagaaatgaaggtTCTAGCAATGATGATACACAGCCCTTCTTGAAAAAGCCAGGCAAACTCACACTTTCTGGAAAGATTAATTCCACCCTGGGGATCAAGTCCAAACACGTACTGCTATTAACTAAATAGGAACAtatgtataaagaaaaacatgttttaacgCAGTGTACAACACTGGATATAGTTTCCCTGCATCCTGGGGAAGCCCCCaggagagaatatttttttgggaaaaaaaaaaaaaaaagaaaaaaagaagagaaccTCTCAATCCAAATTCTAGAAAAAAACTATATTTCTTCTAATTAAGGAAGGTGTTGTAGTACTCACCCATCAGtaagaagaagagaaatgaagacaCTGCAGATCCATAGAGCTTCCCAATGTGCTGGCTCATCGCTGCTGAAGTATGTGGTCTCACCAGTAGTACAAGCAAAAAAAGTAGTGCAGGTGGTACAGGCAAGACAAAATACGTGTGCGCTATTGCAACAGGACCTCACATTCTGCCCAGTGAATGTCACACTAAAGTTACCACCgcgctctgcctgctgcctggaTGACAGCCACATCTGAAGTCACAACAATGACTTCCCGGGGGCTGTTCTCATCTATCCCATAGAAGATGCCAAAAATGCTCTGAGAGCAGAGGgaagataattttgtttgttttatttttgtttttttgttttggcctTGTATAAACCAGAACCTTGGGCTGAGTACAGAATATCCAGGTATTCAAAAGGAGACCTCTCTTCTGCTGAACCCCTTCCTAGTGGAGGTGAGAAGAGAAAGCCAACTCGATTCCTAGCATCCTCGGGAAGTTACGGGAATTTATTATATTTGTGGCTGTACACACACTGTGTGTATAggtaaaatatattcttcaaaGTATGGAGCCGTATGCTGCAGCCGTATGGAGCACATGCCAGCCCAGCTGGCTGGCTGATGCCTCTCCCAGTGCACCTGTCCAGCAGCCCGCTGGCTTTATCTAAGGACTTTGCTTATCTTTAGCACTCTTCAGATAACGGAATTTCGCTTGATTATCCAGTAGAGGCTCAATTCCACACCCATTAAAACACTTGTGCCGCACATTTCTAAGGGAAGCAtcagtatttctgcttttcttggtaTTTAGAAGCAAAAAGGACAGCCCCCCctcccaaacaaaacaaagagaaaacccTACACACCATGAGGAAAACTGTCCTAACACTACAGCTTTCATGACTAATCTTCTGACAAATTCTTTGATTTGCGCCTTTGCAGGTGGAAGGACTGCAATAACTGCTTCAAGAAATTCCACATTTGACTCGCAAAAGCCTACTGACTGAACGATGTCAAGAGGAACAATATCTAGCTTTGATGTAGTGACACCTGTATCAATGAAAGCAGGGTTACGGCTGAAGAACCTAGaaggcaaatatttaaatggacTGGTAGAGTGGGAAGACCCGACCTGGGATTATCAGGAAGGAAttactctgaagaaaatatttattcagtagGGAGTTGGGGCCAAGCGTAGGGCAACATATCACTTTGGTGCAAAGCTGAAAGGTAGAACTCGAGGCTCTTGTCAAGGAAGTATTGCCAAAGTGCTAGACAGTAAAGAAAGTATCTATGAAAGGAACAAGTCAGGGGAATCAAAAGCAACCAAGAATTTGAGGAGTGAATAACCAGCGAAGTCAGAGGCAGCTGGCACATCGAGAGGAGTTGGGACTGAGTTAGTGGCCATGGCTGGGTGGCAAAGGAGTCAGTGTGGGAAGATGGAGCTGGATCAAAGGCATTCCAAACACTATCTGATGTAAACCCAAGTATCTgatgcatttctaaaaaaaaaaaaaaaaaagtgtgctgTGATGAGCATAAACGGCACGTGCAGTGTGTCCGTTTCATCCTGTAATGGTAACTCTGCTGTGAATCCTCCATGAAACAGGACGTGCCCAAGAAAAGCTGTCGGGCCAGCCAGCTTCAAACCAAGGGAATACAGAgggttttcagtgttttagtttagtgtttttgtttctcagtgtCGCTGGCAGCCACCAGCCGAACGTGAAGCTTCTCGCACGATTATAGGGTTTCGCTCTCTCCCCTCTAGGGGTCCCTGTGGAGCGGCGTTGGGCAGGCTTTGCCCAGCCCCACCGCCTCCCGCAgtcagggagggaaggaaggagggcggggggggctctgtcatcactttttcctcctcaaactTTCCACCAACTCCGGGCCGTCCTCACTGAGCTCTCCCAAAGCCTCACAGGGGCTCCCCCCGTGTGTATAGGTTGTTGGTGGTGGGGGGGATCGCAAAACCCCCTCCGCCCAGCCCGGCTCCCCCTCGGGGCTGCCCGGCAGCCCCCTGCCGTGGGCGGGCGgcccctctcccttctctcctctcctcctctccccggCCCGGCCTCCTCATGAGCCGCTGGCCCTTAGCAAGCGCCTCCCGCCTTCGGCTCCGCGCCTGCCCCTTTAAatggcggccgcggccccgctgaGGCGCTTGGCGGGCGCCGCGCCGCCCTCGCCCCCCTCTATGGTAAGCGACGCCGCTGCCACCGGGCTCTGCGCGCTCCCCGCCGGTGAGCTCCGtgccccggccccgggaggggggaaagggagggggtCCTGCACGCCTCCGCCGCCGTTTCGGAAAGTTTTGGGGGGCAGCGAGCGGGGCAGGGcccgccggggctggggggagccgTGGCGGTGCCTCCCCGGCGCTGCTCGCCCCGCGGCCCGGCTGCCGGTTCCGCCGGGCGAGAAGCCGGGTTTGGGCTCTtctgggtgggctgggggctggcggggcCCGCAGGGGTGCTGGCCCGGCTTGCTGTGGGATTTGGGACAAGTGTCCCCCTGTACTGTGGCTCCGCTGCCCCTCCTGAAGCAGAACCGAGCTCCCAAGCGAATAGCGGTGTCAAGGGAAAGTGCTCCAAAAGTGTGCTTATTTTCATAGTAAGGAATGCAGGTAGTGCTGCTGGCCTCTGTAGTGTTGTGTCTTGTACAAATAAACCTTATGGTGTAAATAATAGGCataaatttatgtatttgtatCGTCATAAAGTATGTTGCATCTCTGGGAAGTGCAACATCCACATGacctttcttgctttctgaaaggTCCCTTGGTTCCCAGAGGTGTCCTGCAAGTTCTGCACAAGTGTCTTGTGTTCATGTTAGCTCAGCTCTAAACATCTGTGTGGCTTCAATGCCCAAGTCGAGGCGTTGCTGTGGAAATAATATACTCTGATAACAAGGTaggtaaaaattaaatatagcaTACGCTTCAAAAAATCAGTCAAAACGCTGCCAGTGGGAAGTGTTTCCATGCCGCTCACCTGGGTAAATCTAGCACGTCAAGTTTCATTTAATACGCAGCTCTTAAGTGGCTTAACCATCTTCTTATTTCAGCACCTTTCTCCTCTGTTGTCAAATGACATAACCTCGCTTCCTTGTTCTCAGGAAGTTCATGAAGTGGATCATGGTCTTATCAGCCAGCTGCTTGCGGACTCAGAGGAGACTCTTGGTTCGTGCACAGAAAAGATGCAGGTTCCTGCCCAATACAGTTGGAGTGCTGACTGGAGCTTTTGGGTAACGTGTCTTTTCTTCCAATTTGTTTATCtatctgtatgtatgtatatggaCTAGCTTTATATCCACTCTTCTCAGGTTGCTTTGTTGTCATGAATTAGTAAAGCGTTCTCCACCCATGTAGTGAGGTAGGTAATTTATCATTATCGGCTTACTAAAGTGTAAGCTGAAACTGAGAGGGGATGAAGTTGTTTACCTGATGTCACGTATCAAGTTAGTGACAGGACTTCTGGCTTCCGTGCCCAGTCCTGTCTCCCAGTTCCTTGCACGGTTCATTGACCTGTCCAATGTCTCTTTATGCCTCTAGAAAGTCACTGATGCTTTTTAACAGTAAGGGCTGAATTTAATTCTTTATCTTGGATAAGACGTATTTTCCTggcatctgtttgtttttttttgtcaggtgAGCATATGTGTTTTCCACAAGGGTAAGCTTTCTGAGTTCTGTATAAAGGATGGTATTTGTGACTAGGAAGGGCAAAAGGAGTGTGCACGTGTTCATTCTGCTGTTCTCCAAGGTGTTGCCTCACCAGAAATGGAGAGcgtaaaaaataaacactttttaacactcttttaaatttttttttttttctccagtataTTGACAGAAGGTGAGCTTACAATTGTGGGCTTAGTGTGTGTGTTGCTGTTAGTTTAGTGGATGGGTTGCCCTGTTAGGAAGGTGGCACACTTGGGTGTGCAGCGACAGGTAGGGAAACACCTGATCTCATGAAAGATTTGGATTCCTCAGAGCTCTGATGGTGTGACTCAGGATCTGCATCAGGTGGCCTCAGTAAATTGGCGTGCCTTAGGTTGTGCATAGGAACATCATCTGGACGGCCATGTCCTTGTCCTGATGAGGTCATCAGAGTGTTCGTTGTGCTAAGCAGCTGAAAGATGAAGTAACTCGCAGAGACCACAGG
This is a stretch of genomic DNA from Cygnus atratus isolate AKBS03 ecotype Queensland, Australia chromosome 1, CAtr_DNAZoo_HiC_assembly, whole genome shotgun sequence. It encodes these proteins:
- the LOC118245029 gene encoding natural cytotoxicity triggering receptor 3-like, encoding MSQHIGKLYGSAVSSFLFFLLMDAGVSGGNPSKESAAVSHRAAQPPLLTTPEPWHIFVTQTPAKEKAKEGETVVLHCHFNSPQHPSLADLTVKWYKEDEKGQMDLLENNVTILPNNSRVFLSGDLSQGDASLVILNVTTGDHGIYFCEVTLPDGKVVTGDGTKLRIRRALGLFGIEESIGTIIGVVAAGIGGVVILIIVLTPQLRRCALCMKQGSHQALAAVLITVS